The Glycine max cultivar Williams 82 chromosome 12, Glycine_max_v4.0, whole genome shotgun sequence genome window below encodes:
- the LOC100782811 gene encoding G-type lectin S-receptor-like serine/threonine-protein kinase At4g27290, with protein MLCIWFFLFSYFSGTCTSLHSLAVNQSIRDAENETLVSAGGIIEVGFFSPGKSTRRYLGIWFKNVNPLKVVWVANRNAPLEKNSGVLKLDEKGILVLLNHKNSTIWSSNISSKAGNNPIAHPLDSGNFVVKNGQQPGKDAILWQSFDYPGDTHTPGMKFGWSFGLERSISSWKSVDDPAEGEYVVKMDLRGYPQVIMFKGSKIKVRVGPWNGLSLVGYPVEIPYCSQKFVYNEKEVYYEYNLLHSLDFSLLKLSPSGRAQRMYWRTQTSTRQVLTIEEIDQCEYYDFCGENSICNYDGNRPTCECLRGYVPKSPDQWNMPIFQSGCAPRNKSDCKNSYTDGFLKYARMKLPDTSSSWFSKTMNLNECQKSCLKNCSCTAYANLDIRNGGSGCLLWFNNIVDMRYFSKSGQDIYIRVPASELDHAGPGNIKKKILGIAVGVTIFGLIITCVCILISKNPMARRLYCHIPRFQWRQEYLILRKEDMDLSTFELSTIAKATNNFSIRNKLGEGGFGPVYKGTLIDGQEVAIKRHSQMSDQGPGEFKNEVVLIAKLQHRNLVKLLGCCVQGGEKLLIYEYMPNKSLDYFIFDKARSKILAWNQRFHIIGGIARGLLYLHQDSRLRIIHRDLKTSNILLDANMNPKISDFGLARTFGCEQIQAKTRKVVGTYGYMPPEYAVHGHYSVKSDVFGFGVIVLEIVSGSKNRGFSDPEHSLNLLGHAWRLWTEDRPLELIDINLHERCIPFEVLRCIHVGLLCVQQKPGDRPDMSSVIPMLNGEKLLPQPKAPGFYTGKCIPEFSSPKTCKFLSQNEISLTIFEAR; from the exons ATGTTATGTATTTGGTTCTTCTTATTTTCCTACTTCTCAGGAACTTGCACTTCACTACACAGTTTAGCAGTGAATCAATCCATCCGAGATGCTGAGAACGAGACTTTGGTTTCAGCGGGTGGAATTATTGAAGTGGGATTCTTTAGCCCAGGAAAATCAACAAGGCGATACTTGGGTATATGGTTCAAAAATGTTAACCCTTTAAAAGTGGTGTGGGTGGCTAACCGAAATGCACCACTTGAGAAAAACTCAGGAGTTCTGAAACTCGACGAAAAGGGGATTCTTGTCCTTCTGAATCACAAAAACAGCACCATTTGGTCATCCAACATATCAAGCAAAGCCGGGAATAACCCAATTGCTCATCCATTGGATTCTGGAAATTTTGTGGTGAAAAATGGACAGCAACCAGGCAAGGATGCCATATTGTGGCAGAGTTTTGATTATCCAGGTGATACACATACGccaggaatgaagtttgggtgGAGCTTTGGTCTAGAAAGATCTATATCATCTTGGAAAAGTGTTGACGATCCTGCGGAGGGAGAATATGTTGTAAAAATGGATCTTCGAGGATATCCACAAGTAATTATGTTCAAGGGATCTAAGATAAAGGTCAGAGTAGGACCATGGAATGGTCTGTCTTTGGTTGGATATCCGGTTGAAATTCCTTACTGTTCACAAAAATTTGTATATAATGAAAAAGAGGTGTATTATGAGTACAACCTTCTTCATAGTTTGGACTTCAGCTTATTGAAACTTTCTCCATCAGGCAGGGCACAGAGAATGTATTGGAGAACTCAAACAAGCACCAGGCAAGTCCTAACAATTGAGGAGATAGATCAATGCGAATATTATGACTTTTGTGGTGAAAATTCTATATGCAATTATGATGGTAACCGTCCAACTTGTGAATGCCTGAGAGGTTATGTTCCCAAGTCTCCAGATCAGTGGAATATGCCAATTTTTCAAAGCGGTTGTGCTCCAAGGAATAAATCAGATTGCAAAAACAGTTATACAGATGGATTCTTGAAGTATGCACGCATGAAATTGCCAGACACGTCTTCATCATGGTTTAGTAAGACCATGAACCTTAATGAATGTCAGAAGTCATGTCTTAAAAACTGTTCTTGTACAGCATATGCAAATTTAGATATCCGTAATGGAGGAAGTGGTTGTCTACTATGGTTTAATAATATAGTTGACATGAGATATTTCTCGAAATCAGGGCAAGACATTTATATCAGAGTCCCTGCTTCAGAATTAG ATCATGCTGGCCCTGGAAACATCAAGAAAAAGATTCTAGGAATTGCTGTTGGTGTGACTATTTTTGGATTAATCATCACATGTGTCTGCATACTGATAAGCAAAAATCCga TGGCACGAAGATTATATTGTCATATCCCACGATTTCAATGGAGGCAAGAATATCTTATCTTGAGGAAGGAAGATATGGATCTGTCAACATTTGAGTTGTCAACAATTGCTAAAGCCACTAATAATTTTTCCATCAGAAATAAACTAGGGGAAGGTGGATTTGGGCCAGTGTACAAG GGTACACTAATAGATGGGCAAGAGGTAGCCATAAAACGACACTCACAGATGTCTGATCAAGGACCAGGGGAGTTTAAGAATGAAGTTGTGCTAATTGCAAAACTTCAGCACCGTAATCTTGTGAAACTTCTAGGTTGCTGCGTTCAAGGAGGGGAAAAATTGTTGATCTATGAATACATGCCCAACAAGAGCTTAGACTACTTCATCTTTG ACAAAGCTAGAAGTAAGATCTTAGCCTGGAATCAACGTTTCCACATTATTGGTGGCATCGCTAGGGGGCTTCTCTATCTTCACCAAGACTCCAGACTGAGAATTATTCACAGAGATTTGAAAACGAGCAATATCCTGCTTGATGCGAATATGAATCCTAAAATCTCAGACTTTGGTCTGGCTCGGACTTTTGGCTGTGAACAAATTCAAGCCAAAACCAGAAAAGTGGTTGGAACATA TGGTTACATGCCTCCAGAGTACGCTGTGCATGGTCATTACTCTGTGAAATCAGATGTCTTTGGTTTTGGCGTGATTGTACTAGAGATAGTTAGCGGAAGCAAGAACAGGGGATTTTCTGACCCGGAACACTCTCTTAATCTACTTGGACAT GCATGGAGACTTTGGACTGAAGACAGGCCATTGGAACTGATAGATATAAACTTACATGAAAGATGCATTCCTTTTGAAGTCTTAAGATGCATACATGTGGGTTTGTTGTGTGTACAACAAAAACCAGGAGATAGGCCGGATATGTCTTCTGTCATTCCTATGCTGAATGGTGAGAAATTATTGCCTCAGCCAAAGGCTCCTGGATTTTATACAGGAAAGTGTATTCCTGAATTCTCTTCACCAAAAACGTGCAAATTTTTATCACAAAATGAGATATCCCTGACAATTTTCGAGGCAAGATAG